Below is a window of Musa acuminata AAA Group cultivar baxijiao chromosome BXJ3-11, Cavendish_Baxijiao_AAA, whole genome shotgun sequence DNA.
TTGTGGGGTAACAGTACGACTGTACAAGAATATTTAAGGAATACAATCAAGTTCAGTGTAGAGAGATCATCGATGACAGACAATCCAACAGCTAGTTGGCTCAAATTACAGAAAAACAGCATGGCTTCAGATGTCGATAAGCATCACTTGCATGAATTTCCAAGTGGTAAATTTCAGTTTGGAAGTTTTAGACTATGCTGAAAGGTCAactgaaataaataaaaacaccACAATTTTGGGCTATTGGAGAAGATTTTAAAAGTGTGTTGTCAACTCTTCTTGATTGTTCTCCTTGATCAAGGACTGAAAGAGCAGACTGCTTCATGAGACGGAGTGAAAGAAGAAGTTCCTAAAGAAACTTAAGGAACTTTCAGAATAATTTAACTGTCTGATTGCTATATTTCAGTAGACTATCACAGAGCCTTTCTGTGTGTGCAAACATAACTACTCttaaagaagatagaaaaagatCAAACAAGATCATATCATCATCAGTTGCTTGAACATCTGACATAAATAATATGCGACTCTTAAACCTGCAGAACACATAACAACATGTAGACACAATCACATACTTCTAAATACCAAAATAGTAAAAAGAGTGAACTATGAGATTGATGCAGTTTGATTTAAGGGGTTTGACTGAGCCACGTCTATATGTTCAGGAATTTCATCATTATTCTTTTTTCGTATTGAGAGTTGCACGAGTGAAATATTGCCAATTTGTATGAAGTCATACATGAGATTTGCCTTGGgtccataaatacaatataatTTGTTTATGAAATAAATGATATTTCTTTATACAGACTGCATTACACTTTGTGCATTTGCAGTTATACAGATTGTTGATGCCTAAGATACTGAGATCCTCATATTTTTAGAGAATAATGGTAATGCGAACACATGAAAACATATACTGTGCAAGTTCCATCAAACCGAATTCCAAACTGATAAAACTCTGAGGTCAGAAGGAACACAAGCATCTGCAAAAGCAAAGAAGTGAATGTAACTTACTATCACCAAAATAGCTTAGTGGGGCTTCCAAAGCATACTTAATTTGCACAGTACAAAAAACACAGTTAAAATATCTTACTGATAACAGAAAATGGAGAAACCTCTCCTTGTAGCTAGAAACGCTGCAGACACTACTTTGGCACCCAAGTTAGGTGAAGCAAGCATGATTACTTGAGTATCTATATACAATGTACACGTACACCTTAGAACTTCCGCTTTCCAACTTGCCTCAGAAGAGTCACACAAATCAGATCATAATATCAGCAATCAGGCCATAAATACCAGCATACTGttgtttattatttttgaaaGAGACTCCTGTAAGTGCAATTCCAATCACccatgttctcttttgcaatttcCAGGTAGGAGATATTTGTACTTGTCAAAATTCTGAAGCAGATAAGCAGGAAGATGGACTGCAGAATACGTGTGAGGTATAGGCCCCAGCTTCCCTACAATCTCCTTAAATGTATACTCCTCCGGAAGCATGTCATAAAGGTCTGCTCCTCGGCATATGACATCCTGAATCCTTGATGGATTCAGAAAATAAGCAAATCTCACACGATCAACATGGCTGTATGCCTTCATCTTGAACACAAACTCGCCGATGTAGCGGAAGCAGAAGCTACAATGCCACCCCGAATCTGACAGTATGTCATCAGTCTGGCGGTAGTGGGCATATCTCGTCTTTCCAGCACGGTACCTATGAACCGAAGCCCTCCAGCTCTTGTTATCCAACAAGAACTCAAAAGAGTACAAGTAATTCCGCAGTCTGAGATGTAGCTTTTCTGGAATGTCATCGCACCACCTCAAGAGGTTAATCGTGTGGCCACTTGGGATCTCATCAACATCCGACATGATCAACAAATCATCATCACCAATTCCTGAAGCCCTGATGAGATGATCCAATGCCACTCTCTGGTAGGACTCCTCAACAAAAGGGTTCTCCCCCTTGACGAACCTCCCACCGACAGTCCCGTAATTGAGCCGTGGCTCCACAAACTCAAATTGACCCCGGTTCTCAGCAAAGAAGAAGGGCTTTTGCAGGCCAGTGAAGGTAGAATTAGACTCGAGGAGCACGAATTCCGAAACATAAGGGTACAATTCGTGCCAGCGGatggcaaggatgtccaattcatTGCTAAAGAGCACCGCATCGAACACGCGGCGGGGAACATCGCGGACTCCCCAGCCATGGAGCTTGCAGAGGTTCTCCATGGAGACATTCTCGTCATAGTAATGGGGGATATCCTTGAACGGCCTCGGAGGGGATTCCCAGAGAGGGCGAAGGAAGTAGGTGATCTTTTGGCCATGCAAGTAGATGCCGACAACAAAGGTCGGGACGACCAAGAAGAGAAGGACTACGGCTCCGAAATTTGAATCCCGGGGGGCGCACCGGAGCTTTGACATGGTCCGTATCGCTCTGCTTACCTGCCCTCATACACAACGACAACGATCACGAGTATGAGGCTCTCTTGGGCAATTCAACAAACACGTCATGGAAAAGACAAAAATTCTCGGAAAAATTAGAGCAAACAGGATCGACAAGCACCAAATCCAAACGCCGAATTCGAGAAGCGAGGAACATAGGAGGAACGAGAAAAGGATCATCACCTGAGTGCAGTATTCGTCGCTGGTATCATCCGACTTCTTCGAATCGTAATCTAAACCTTCGAGCATCGCGCAAAGGGCTCCAATTTAcgtttattatcattattattattattatatgggaTTTTCACATATTTATCATCTCAAACTCGAAATTACTTTGTAACCCTTTACAAAATCTTAAATTGTAAACTATATTAGTATTATTtaaagcttatatatatatatatatatatatatatatatatatgtggaggaataaatatgaaaattatttttaaagggATATACATGTAATTTGACCATATAGTTTTATTTAGAAGGAGAGAGGGAAACGAACGGACACCGATCGGTCTTCAAACCGGAAGAGTCGCGTGTCGGTTGAGCTCTCGCGTCGATTTATTGGTTTTAATTCTCGAGCCAGATCCAATATGACAACATTATAATGAAAAAGAAATagtaaattatatattatccacATGTGATTTTAGTCTATTAtcacaaaataattatttatatttataattactaccatatatgtcaaaatcatagtgtgtcaacacacacacacaaaaaaaaccaGATTATTAATTGTTTATCATAATTTTAAAGAATCACAGCAGACTAAATCAATGTATTATAGAAGCTCTGCTAAACTTGTTCTTCTTGCAGTGCAGAGACTGACATGGGGATTCTTTCTTGGTCTCAGTATAAGCATCCTTCATTTACTGTGGTGGATGCATCATCCCCCTCAGAACAGCACTGCTTTCATGTGGGTCACATCAATCAATGTCCACAGAGTAAAGCAACCAACATGAAAACGATTTTGTTAAAGGAAGATGTGTACTCCACAGGAATGCAGATCAGACATGTTCTCAATGTGATTTCAGACGTCTTTCTTTCTTGCAATTCTCTACTTCTTATCTATGCGTCAGCTTCCTTCCATCTCCAGAAAAATGATAGCAGCATGCAATGAAACCAAGCAGAGAAACATCAGGAGAGGATTCACTCTGTCAAAACATAAGCTTGGCAGCAGAAGCCGATGGATTAATTCTTCGATCTCCTGAAGAACTGGGAAAAGTCGAACCATGTATGTGTCAGCTGCATAATTTAATAGTACAAGCCACTGCTTGGGCCCAATACTTGAGCCTTGCTTTTACTGCATCCGGATCATCCCCTGGTATCAACAGAAGAGGAAATTGAATCAGAGATCATGGGAGGGCAACTACAACAGATTCACCAAATAATTCTATGATCAtatatatcttttccaagaaacaGGAAGTAATCAAATTCCCCCATTTACTCGATTTGTAAACACAAAGAGACCACTCCTCGTGATTGGTTGAATTGTATTGGGGATAAAAATTGGCCCTTTTTTTCTAGTCTTCGTGGACATATGAAGCAATATTAGGAATGATTTATCCGGATGAACACAAATAAGGGTTGCTTGGAGGAGGAACAACAAAGATGGGACCTTTTGGCTCATTTGTAGAACGCCAAAAACGAATCTTTGGCACAATTAGCAAAGGGGAGGACCCAAGAAAGAAGTTTTACCAGGGCCGGAGATCCTCCAGTTGGCGATGGGAGGAGAAGGAGGCGGCGCGCTCAGATCCATGGACTCGGCAGAGGAGGAGCGAtcctgctgttgctgttgctcgTCCAAGAACCTCTGGCTCATGGAGTAGCAGAGCTCTAACGCAGGGAGCGTGTCGCAGAGCTCGGGGATCTCCTCGTAGCTGAAACCGAATCCGAGGTCGAGGCACCCTTTGAGCTCATCCAGGTCCTCATCCGTCAAGCTCTTCGTCCTCGCGACGCCGCCGGTTCCCTCCTCTCCGCCGTCCGCCCCGTCCACGTATCCCTCGAGCGTCACCCCGCCGCACTTCCGCGGccatacctcctcctcctcctcctcctcctccgcttccaCCGCCAGAGACAGCGTCTCCTTCATCTCCTCCTCCCTCATCGAAGGAAGGGAATCGGTTTCCATGGAATAGCTTCCCATCTCTGTGTCTCTGTGGCCGCGGTGTCTGGGCTTTAAATGGGTtcctctgatgatgatgatgatgatgggaaACAGACGGCATGTGATGCCGTTCGAAACACGAGAGGCAACCTGGACGATCAATATCTACTCTCTTTTCTCTCGTACCGTACAAACTTACTTGTATTTTTATTGGATACTTTTGTGTAGGACCCACTTAAATCACCAAATTAAGCCGATGGAGTCGGGAAGACAGGTAACTCCGTCGGGCTTTTGCAGCTCAATCCAACCTGGGTTTCGCGTTGGGTTTGCTGCCTCCGAGTGCACCAGTGGGGAACGAGACGCATGGCTTTCAGCCCACGCGACAGCTTGTGGTGGAGCGGCGCCGCTTTTTGGGGCCCACCCTCGTTCCGTCCACACacgtctttttcttctttttctctttctttttttttgagaaaaacccaggcttaaaaaaatataatatatagtcAATAAAATACAGATAAATcagttcatgtatatatatatatatatatatatatatatatatatatatatatatatatatatatactcttcctTCTTTTCATGAAAATAGAAAAACTGTCCCTTATTTTCGTGTTAATACAAACCACACAGCCATTCTTCTATCTCCAAACACTTCGGGATACCCATCAGCACTCATCTTTCTTGACAAAGATTGCTGAAAAGTGATTCATTTCAGTAACAATGATTTGGACAACCAGCTTTAAACTAGTGGTTGAGGAACATCACAGCAAGGGGCTGTCTTGAATCTGTCTATGGCAGGAAACTGAAGCTGATTTGCCAATCCTCCCCTTGGAGATGATTAGAACTAAAACAGTTGACACACGTAATCTCAGTCATTCTCAAGACACTAAAAacactatttatattttttttttgtatcctaCCTTGTGCTTTCAAGCAAGTGAAGGATGATCAAAGGAGGCAAATTTTAGCATCCAAACAACAACTCATGTATATTGCTGTGAACAAAAGTTTAAATGAACTGCAAGCTGCTAGCTTTTGGTCAGGAGAGATGAGTTGTTTTAGTACCAAGAGGGATATTAAACTCACATTGTGAGCAGCAGACTACATTATCTAAAGTTAGCCTAATGATCAAACAAGCAGCCACATGATTCCCTCGATCgatgataattattactaaggcaATGCCTTTGGCATATGATGAGAAGCTTGATGTTAGTTAGAGCTAAGTGATGATTATTTCCCCAAATCATCATCACCAACAAGGATAAGCAATTGGTGTTTCTTACTATTGATGACTTGATAGTTCCAAATGCAGGTAGAGATCATTTAGGAAGGCAGAGTTTAGTGCACCATACATAAATCTACTCATGATATATTTCTACATTTGATGACCTTGCACTGGGCCATACATCCAACTAACCTACTAAGCTGCAAGCTGCAAAAGGATCTACCTACCTGTCCATACTCATTGTGTGTCCATTATTATGCTCAAAAAAGACAAACCAGAaaccataatttttttcttttttcttttttctctgtcACAACCACAACAATTGGATCTACAAGACTTTTAACAGATAaaggacaaagaagaagaagaagaaagaaaagatttcCTGTTCTTAAATGATCATGTGGCTCAGGAGAAACAGAAGATTCAGCAATCCATATGAATTGTTCTTCTCATGAGTACCCGACTCCCCAACTCCTGTCCTTGGAAAATGTGACATGTGGGCCTTTCTTTTAGTCCACTCCATTTCTTTATCTTATGATGTTGATGCTAGAACTGCAGTTGCGACCATTAATTGGCAGTCCAATATTCTAATCCATACAACTCAGCCAGGTCAATCCAATCAAACTATTGCTCATTTGTTTCTCTAGAAGGATCCACTTGCGTTTTTCTTTTCCAACCTCCCCCTGGCTTCGAGTGCAGCTGGTAGCCGATCAATGATGAGGCATTAGCTGTGACAAGTCAAAGGCAGACAGAACATAAAGCCATGAGGTGGACTGATCGACATTTCTCCTGCAAGTTCATGTAGATAAACGaccaaaacaaacaaacaatgtGGTATATGAGCAAGAGAAGATAAGTGAAGGAAGCAGCTGACTTTGGCGAGGTGTGACGATCATATAGGCTTGGATGATGCCAACGAGATGCTTTTGGGGATCATCAAGTGCGTCTGAATGAAAGAAGAATTGCACACTCTTAATTTTGTAGAAAATAACTTCAATTTGACATGGTCAGCCAGTTGTGTGTTTTACTTATTACTTGGTTTTGGGGATCCCATACATGCCTTTGGCAGTTTATGATTAATAATGAGGGACATGCATTCAGAAATCAGAACTATTACTGATCTTGcagtaattttaattttataaaagttCGGTATAATGGAAAGCATGCAATATCTACCCATTATAATGTTATCCATTCTCCTAAGAAAttcttaccattgtcatgagtacTATTTTTCAATAACTCCATCataaatgcttttttttttcctctaacTCTCCATGATAATAAGTATGCATGAATAAGATatgaaatttaattaaatatggATATTGAGAAATCAGTTTATAAAGGATAGACTTGTTTGAGAAACTATTATATTTATTGCACATTGCCTAAGTATGAGCTCAACAAGTTATCAAAAAGATTCCAGTTCATCCAACCTGAGTTGATGAAATTGATGAAACATGCTTAACCAAATAacacagagaaaaaaaaagaaagaagaaaagaaagtggtgaaTTGAGTTTAGATTTAACTGTGATATATCATAATCTTTTTATGAAAGCTTGTTTATTATTTTGATCCAACATATCTAagatgaaaattcttcttaaattTTAGCAACAGAAACACTTACAAAATGGATTCACTCCGTGCCTGTAAATGCAGGTGAAATATAATGCTCATCTCCTAGAAGTTAGCTGTTACATCAATTTCAAACTTCGATAAGTCAGAGTTGGCAATATAAAAAGTAATCTGCCTAGAAATTAGCTgttaaatcattttcaaagtttaTCATAAGCCAGAGCTTGCAACCAAGTAGCATGTTTCAAGATTGAGGTTAGGGGAAACTAGTAGTTCATATGAAGTTACGACAAAAATATAATGGATTTAGCTTCTGATAACCATACACAATCAAGGAGAGCACAGACAACACAATTTATTGCCATGTAAACTTTTTTTTTCCAATGTATCCAGCAGTAATATAGCAACTCAATGGCCTGGCAACAAGAACATAAATTTTGAGCCAAAAATTTTCCAATCAGTATAAAAGACTAATAGTACACATACCTAAATTAAATTAACTAAACATGATTGTAAACAGTGTCACATGATCAAACCTTGGGCTCAACCACCATCCATGTTTTGACTCAAATGATCCACCAATCAACAACTATAGCAATAATGTGTTTGATAACATGATAAGCAATAATATCTTGTTGGATCTAATTATTAGACTTCAATCATGGATACATATTTTCAGATTCAAACCCGAATACTATAAGATAATGCATACAAGTTCAAGATGCAAAGCTGACCCCATAGCTAAATGGATTAATTTTGGCATTCTTATCATAAAACAAGGTCAGATTTTGTTCAGGTTTTGTTGACACTAAGACTGCCATGATAAAAGCTTAATATCCCACAGGAATGCCCCAAATTAGTATTCTTATGCTGGACATTTAACTCATATCCCtgtaattaagaaaaataatagttctattattaaaaactaaatatatagCATACATATATGTTTATCTAATTATGCAAAGTACTCAGATCTTTAGCACAGAGATATATCTCAAACATCTCTATCCCTAAACAAGGGCACTAGAATTAGATTATATGGATGACAGAGTGAGGTCCAACCTCCTTGCCATGTACATTAAGTTCATTCACCTTCGACAAATGCATATAACAATGCAGTAACATGCATGCCAAGGTTATGTTCAAACCCCTTTATCATCAAGATGTTATCTCACCTCAACTATCTCTGCCATTGAAAACATAGGCATAGTTTGATGTATTATGTGATATGGAATCCCAAGGGTCAATAAGCCATGCGAGAGAGGACTAATAATAGGTAAAAAGTTTAAGTTTGAAGATTTTCTGTTGTAAAACAGGTCCTGAAACTTACACCTCCTTGGTTTCCTTGCCTGGTTAAGCAGTAGCTTCTCCTGTCAGTATATTTATAATCTACATAACAAGAAAAAAGAGTTGGCATTGATCAGATAATTAATTCACCCAAATATGGATAACTATTTCGTTAGAACATCAACTATCATTAAGAATGAACATACAAGATATAAGTCTTGCTATGTTCTTCGAAAATGACACGCACGAATGTCTAGCAACATaaatacaaagttaatcttaagatGACTTGTTGCTTTTGCCTTCTGAAAACCAGAAACTTGAAAAGATAGATTGGAATTCCAGATGCTGTCTGTGAACCAACTCTAGAATCCAATGCTGTGATCATTTGATCCAGACGCTGTTGTAACAAATTCCAGAAGTAAAGACAAGTGCTCAAGAAAAGATGAATGCACAAACAATCCTAAATGGCCATTATCAGTCAACATTTTATCTTTACTTTCATTAGTTATAAATGACAACGAATCAGAATTGAACCATGTCAGTTATTACCTGATGACCTTTTCTAGT
It encodes the following:
- the LOC135653156 gene encoding uncharacterized protein LOC135653156; the protein is MGSYSMETDSLPSMREEEMKETLSLAVEAEEEEEEEEVWPRKCGGVTLEGYVDGADGGEEGTGGVARTKSLTDEDLDELKGCLDLGFGFSYEEIPELCDTLPALELCYSMSQRFLDEQQQQQDRSSSAESMDLSAPPPSPPIANWRISGPGDDPDAVKARLKYWAQAVACTIKLCS
- the LOC135653155 gene encoding uncharacterized protein LOC135653155 — translated: MLEGLDYDSKKSDDTSDEYCTQVSRAIRTMSKLRCAPRDSNFGAVVLLFLVVPTFVVGIYLHGQKITYFLRPLWESPPRPFKDIPHYYDENVSMENLCKLHGWGVRDVPRRVFDAVLFSNELDILAIRWHELYPYVSEFVLLESNSTFTGLQKPFFFAENRGQFEFVEPRLNYGTVGGRFVKGENPFVEESYQRVALDHLIRASGIGDDDLLIMSDVDEIPSGHTINLLRWCDDIPEKLHLRLRNYLYSFEFLLDNKSWRASVHRYRAGKTRYAHYRQTDDILSDSGWHCSFCFRYIGEFVFKMKAYSHVDRVRFAYFLNPSRIQDVICRGADLYDMLPEEYTFKEIVGKLGPIPHTYSAVHLPAYLLQNFDKYKYLLPGNCKREHG